The genomic region CCTTTGCTCCCATTACTGCAATTTCCGCAGTTGGCCACGCAAAGTTAAGATCGGCTCCAATATGCTTGGAATTCATTACATCGTAAGCACCTCCATACGCCTTCCTGGTGATCACCGTTACTTTTGGTACGGTCGCCTCACTAAGTGCATATAATAATTTTGCACCATGCAGGATGATCCCGTTCCATTCCTGATCTGTTCCCGGAAGGAAACCTGGTACGTCAACCAGCACCAGTAGCGGAATGTTAAAGCAATCACAGAACCTGGTAAATCTCGCTGCTTTTTTTGAAGCGTCCACATCCAGAACTCCCGCAAGACTCATAGGCTGGTTTGCAATAATCCCCACACTTCGTCCTCCAATTCTTGAAAAACCAACAATAATATTCTCGGCGTAATCTTTATGAATTTCGAAAAAAGAATCTGTGTCTATGATACCATGAATTACTTCATGCATGTCATAAGGCTTATTGGAACTATCAGGAACAATACTTTCCAGTATTTCCCTGTGTTCATCACCTAATTTAAATTCCAGCTTTTCCGGTGCAGTTTTATTATTCTGCGGCATATAACTTATCAATTGCTTGATGTTTTCAAGACAGATAATATCGTTTGCAGCAGTCACATGCGTAACACCGGATTTTGTAGAATGCGTGCTGGCTCCTCCAAGTTCTTCGGAAGTCACCTCTTCATTAGTTACCGTTTTCACTACGTTTGGACCGGTAACGAACATATAGGAAGTATCCTCCACCATCAGGGTGAAGTCGGTCATAGCGGGCGAATAAACAGCGCCACCGGCACAAGGTCCCATGATAGCAGAAATTTGAGGAACTACGCCTGAAGCTTTTACGTTCCTGTGAAAGATATCTGCATAACCACCAAGAGATTTAACTCCTTCCTGGATTCTTGCTCCTCCGGAATCGTTTAGTCCAATAAGCGGTGCTCCAACTTTTACAGCCATGTCCATGATCTTACAGATCTTCTCGGCATGAGTTTCAGAAAGTGAACCCCCAAAAACCGTGAAATCCTGAGCAAATACATACACAAGCCTTCCGTTAATAGTTCCGTAACCTGTAACAACCCCATCACCATAGAATTTCTGCTTTTCCATTCCGAAGTCGGTCGTACGGTGGGTCACCAGGATACCGATTTCCTCAAAGGAATTTTCATCCAGAAGATAATCTACCCGTTCTCTGGCGGTCAGCTTCTTTTTTTCGTGTTGCTTGGCTATTCTTTGTTCACCTCCACCCATGTGGGCTTCAGCAATTTTTTCTTTTAATTTTTCTAGATTCTGACTCATTCGTATGATTCTGAATTATATAGAATTAGTTTGAAGGCAGCCTTAGCTGTTCCTTGTCATTTAAATATTGTTTCAGCGCCAGTAATGCTGCCAGTCTGGCTTCCTGTTCTGTTTCCTCTTTCAGTGCTTCCGGAGAATAATATTTCTTAACGAAATGGGTGTCAAAATCACCACTTCTAAAAGCATCATGCTGGAAAACGAATTTTCCGAAGGCAAGTGTCGTTGAAACACCTTCCACGATATAATTATCGATCGCTTTGATCATTACCTCTATGGCTTCTTCCCGGGTTTTACCGTAGGTTACCAGTTTTGCAAGCATAGGATCGTAATAGATCGGCACTTCCATTCCTTCTTCAAAACCATTGTCCATTCTGATTCCTTCTCCCTGCGGAATCTGATATTTCTCAAGGGTTCCCGTACTTGGCATAAAATCTTCTAAAGGATCTTCAGCATAAACGCGGAGTTCCATGGCGTGTCCTTTGATCTTTAAGTCATCCTGGCTAAAAGCTATTGCTTCACCGCGAGCGATCCTGATTTGCTGTTCAACAAGATCCACCCCTGTTATATATTCGGTCACAGGATGTTCTACCTGCAATCTTGTATTCATTTCGAGGAAGTAAAAATTCCTGTTTTCATCGAACAAAAATTCTACAGTTCCAGCACCCACATAATCACAGGCCTTGGCCACTTTTACAGCTGCCTCACCCATTTTTGCACGCAAGTCATCATCAAGAACCACAGAAGGTGCTTCTTCAACAACCTTCTGGTGTCTACGCTGCACGCTACATTCTCTTTCGAAAAGGTGTAAATAATTACCGTGAGTATCTGATAATACCTGTATCTCAATATGTCTTGGAGAAGAAACGTATTTCTCGATAAAAACCGAACCATCGCCAAAAGCCGATTCAGCTTCGCTAATCGCTCTCTTCATCTGGTCTTCCAGGTTTTCTTCTTTCTCGACAACACGCATTCCTTTACCACCGCCACCAGCAGAGGCTTTGATTAGAATTGGAAAGCCAATGTCTCTTCCAATTGCCTTTGCTTTTTCAGTATCGGTGATCGCTTCGTCAATCCCGGGAACCATAGGAATATCGTAGGCTTTTACCGCATCTTTCGCAGCAAGCTTACTTCCCATTACCTTGATCGCCTTACTACCAGGACCAATCCAGGTGATACCATTGTCTTCCACTGCTTCTGCAAAACCTGCATTCTCACTAAGGAAACCGTAACCTGGGTGAATCCCGTCAACGCCAAGTTGTTTGGCAACTTCAATGATCTTATCTCCTTTAAGGTAAGATTCGCTGGATGCCGCAGGTCCAATGCAAACCGCTTCATCTGCAAACCGAACATGAGGTGCATTTCTATCTGCTTCAGAATAAACTGCAACCGTATCTATACCCATACGTTTTACAGTTTTCATTACTCTAAGCGCGATCTCGCCTCTATTTGCTACTAATATTTTCTTCATATTTCTAATCCTGAAATTTTGAATATTATCATTATTCCATTTCGATCAATAACTGATTCTTTTCAACAGTATCTGCCTTGCTTACGCTAACAGATTTTACCACACCATCCCTGGGTGCCGTAAGTGTATTTTCCATCTTCATGGCCTCAAGAACCAGCAGGTAATCACCTTCTTTGACCTCATCGCCTTCTTTTACATTTACTTCCAGAATAAGTCCCGGCATAGGTGCCTTGATATCATTTACTTGCTGAGAGCTACCTAATGAAAGTCCCATCTCCTCTATCAACTGGTCCAGATCGTTATTGATCCTTACCGAATAAATATTGGAATTGATCTTAATGTCATATTTTCTGTGAAGGAAATCTGGTTTAAAGACTTCTGCGGAAAAGGAACGATTATCTTTTAAGATATGATAATGTGCTTCTGAAGTTTTCTGGGTATCCAGTGCAGCGATCTCTTCCTGGCTGAACTCGAACTCAAAATCTTCATTTACTTTAACCTTGTATTTTTTATCCATAAATACGTTTATGTATTGATTTTAACCGTAGGAGCGTAAATATAGAAAAATTACAAAGCAATTTCTATTGCTGAAATATCAAAAAAAGGTCAAAATTCTTAAACTTCTATCTAAAGGTTTCTCGATTTGAAGCCGATCATTAAAAATTTCACAGCTTTCCATAAAAAAAGCCCGGGAATTTCCCGGGCTCTAATTTTGAATTTAGTTACTATTATTTAAATTCCTTGATATCGTCACTAAGGTCATACACCCTGGTGGCTTCAAAGATATTTTCAAGAATGCTGCTTCCTGCGGCAGATCTATAACCTCCGGCGCAGTGAACTACTACTGGTTTGTGAGATGGGATCTCTGTTACCTCATCACGAAGTTCGTTCAATGGAACGGCGATAGCGTGTTCAAAGAACTTACCTTCATTCACTTCACTGGTATTCCTAATATCCACGATCGTGTAGTTATTCTGGTTGTTTTTGAAATCTTCGAGGTCAAATTCTCTGCTTTCCACTGGAAGATCTTCTCCAAGCGTATAAACGCCTTTGATCTGTTTTTCATACCCAATCTTTGCAGCTCTTTCCAGTACTTCCTCAAGTTGGTCTACAGATTCTATAACCAGGTAGAATGCTTCTTCCGGTTTAACGATCGCACCTAACCAGGTTTCGAACTTATCCTTTTCTGATCGGCACATGATATTGATACTGTTAGAAAGATGACCGTTCTTAAAGGTTTCTTCGTCCCTGGTATCTACTACCAGCATATCTTCATCTTCTTTCTCAGTTACATAAAGACGTACTTCATTAGCCCATTTGGTACGTTGTACATTCTCGGGTCCGGTTTTGTTCGCATCTACATCGAAACCAAAATAACTAGGAATAAAGGGCTGATCCTTTAGTATTTCTTCAATAAATTCTTCTTCTGTCTGTTCTTTAAATGCCCAGTTGCCCTGTCTTTCATTTCCAAGTGTACTTGAAGAATCATCGCTCATATTTTTTCCGCAGAGAGAACCTGCACCGTGAGCAGGATACACCAACGCATCATCTGGAAGATCTGTGAATTTATTCTTGATCGTATGATACATATCACTAGCAAGTTCCTTACGTTTAGCAGTCATATTTCCAGCCTTTTCCCGAAGATCTGGTCTACCTACATTTCCAATGAACAAGGTATCCCCGGTAAAAAGAGCAGTGTCTTTATCATCTTTTGCCACTACCGTAATACTATCTGGGGAGTGCCCTGGCGTATTAATCGCACTAAAGGTGATCTTTCCCATTTCAAAACTGTCGCCATCATCAAATCCCTGGTGGGGATAATCTGCTCCTACCATCTCACTGGTATATATAGTCGCTCCCGTTTCCTGGTGAATTTGCATATGTCCGCTAATAAAATCGGCATGGGGATGTGTTTCAAAAATTGCCACGATCTTGGCATTTCTAGATTCAGCATAAGAATAATACTGCATTGGGTTTCTGGATGGATCTACCAGTGCCATTTTTCCTTCAC from Christiangramia sp. OXR-203 harbors:
- the accC gene encoding acetyl-CoA carboxylase biotin carboxylase subunit, translated to MKKILVANRGEIALRVMKTVKRMGIDTVAVYSEADRNAPHVRFADEAVCIGPAASSESYLKGDKIIEVAKQLGVDGIHPGYGFLSENAGFAEAVEDNGITWIGPGSKAIKVMGSKLAAKDAVKAYDIPMVPGIDEAITDTEKAKAIGRDIGFPILIKASAGGGGKGMRVVEKEENLEDQMKRAISEAESAFGDGSVFIEKYVSSPRHIEIQVLSDTHGNYLHLFERECSVQRRHQKVVEEAPSVVLDDDLRAKMGEAAVKVAKACDYVGAGTVEFLFDENRNFYFLEMNTRLQVEHPVTEYITGVDLVEQQIRIARGEAIAFSQDDLKIKGHAMELRVYAEDPLEDFMPSTGTLEKYQIPQGEGIRMDNGFEEGMEVPIYYDPMLAKLVTYGKTREEAIEVMIKAIDNYIVEGVSTTLAFGKFVFQHDAFRSGDFDTHFVKKYYSPEALKEETEQEARLAALLALKQYLNDKEQLRLPSN
- a CDS encoding MBL fold metallo-hydrolase: MDIKQFKDEPLAHYSYAIVSEGKMALVDPSRNPMQYYSYAESRNAKIVAIFETHPHADFISGHMQIHQETGATIYTSEMVGADYPHQGFDDGDSFEMGKITFSAINTPGHSPDSITVVAKDDKDTALFTGDTLFIGNVGRPDLREKAGNMTAKRKELASDMYHTIKNKFTDLPDDALVYPAHGAGSLCGKNMSDDSSSTLGNERQGNWAFKEQTEEEFIEEILKDQPFIPSYFGFDVDANKTGPENVQRTKWANEVRLYVTEKEDEDMLVVDTRDEETFKNGHLSNSINIMCRSEKDKFETWLGAIVKPEEAFYLVIESVDQLEEVLERAAKIGYEKQIKGVYTLGEDLPVESREFDLEDFKNNQNNYTIVDIRNTSEVNEGKFFEHAIAVPLNELRDEVTEIPSHKPVVVHCAGGYRSAAGSSILENIFEATRVYDLSDDIKEFK
- a CDS encoding acyl-CoA carboxylase subunit beta — encoded protein: MSQNLEKLKEKIAEAHMGGGEQRIAKQHEKKKLTARERVDYLLDENSFEEIGILVTHRTTDFGMEKQKFYGDGVVTGYGTINGRLVYVFAQDFTVFGGSLSETHAEKICKIMDMAVKVGAPLIGLNDSGGARIQEGVKSLGGYADIFHRNVKASGVVPQISAIMGPCAGGAVYSPAMTDFTLMVEDTSYMFVTGPNVVKTVTNEEVTSEELGGASTHSTKSGVTHVTAANDIICLENIKQLISYMPQNNKTAPEKLEFKLGDEHREILESIVPDSSNKPYDMHEVIHGIIDTDSFFEIHKDYAENIIVGFSRIGGRSVGIIANQPMSLAGVLDVDASKKAARFTRFCDCFNIPLLVLVDVPGFLPGTDQEWNGIILHGAKLLYALSEATVPKVTVITRKAYGGAYDVMNSKHIGADLNFAWPTAEIAVMGAKGASEIIFRKEISQAEDPEKKLAEKEAEYAEKFATPFEAAQRGFIDEVIMPKDTRRKLIRAFSALENKAVLRPDRKHGNIPL
- a CDS encoding acetyl-CoA carboxylase biotin carboxyl carrier protein subunit, which encodes MDKKYKVKVNEDFEFEFSQEEIAALDTQKTSEAHYHILKDNRSFSAEVFKPDFLHRKYDIKINSNIYSVRINNDLDQLIEEMGLSLGSSQQVNDIKAPMPGLILEVNVKEGDEVKEGDYLLVLEAMKMENTLTAPRDGVVKSVSVSKADTVEKNQLLIEME